A genomic region of Saprospiraceae bacterium contains the following coding sequences:
- a CDS encoding M48 family metallopeptidase: MQLEIVYEHRRSARVSFAKHKAILRMPLLTNATQKEELLKWAYEWIHNKLKTDTKLRSKYLPKDYRTGQIIQLRGREFVLNVQEGLEQKSAAGQLKNYVIHIRLPLGIDAFQKQQLCSTIISRILGNFFHKELSGRVHELNQRFFQKEISGIRLKHNASNWGSCSSKKNINLSTKLLLTPDFITDYIIIHELSHLTHMDHSDRFWKLVESVMPEYRKAEEWLKKNGDECTF, encoded by the coding sequence TTGCAATTGGAAATCGTTTATGAGCATCGCCGGAGTGCTAGAGTTTCTTTTGCCAAGCACAAAGCTATTTTGAGAATGCCTTTGCTCACGAATGCAACACAGAAAGAGGAATTGCTGAAATGGGCGTATGAATGGATCCACAATAAACTCAAAACAGATACCAAACTTCGAAGCAAGTATCTGCCCAAAGATTACCGTACCGGTCAGATCATTCAACTTCGCGGCAGGGAATTTGTACTAAATGTTCAGGAAGGGCTTGAACAGAAATCTGCAGCTGGTCAACTTAAAAATTATGTGATTCACATCAGACTGCCCTTAGGAATCGATGCGTTTCAGAAACAACAATTATGCAGTACGATCATCAGCAGAATCCTGGGTAACTTTTTTCACAAAGAACTATCTGGGCGTGTGCACGAACTGAATCAAAGATTTTTTCAAAAAGAAATCTCAGGCATTCGCCTTAAACACAATGCCAGCAATTGGGGAAGTTGCAGTTCTAAAAAAAATATCAACCTTTCAACAAAACTCCTCCTCACTCCTGATTTTATTACCGATTACATCATCATACACGAACTTTCACATCTTACACACATGGATCATTCAGATCGGTTTTGGAAACTTGTAGAAAGTGTCATGCCAGAATACAGAAAGGCCGAAGAATGGTTAAAGAAAAATGGCGATGAGTGTACGTTTTGA
- a CDS encoding TonB-dependent receptor, whose protein sequence is MNTKVVFVLILLTFVSRTYTQRISGIILDENKTPIEYATVILMLTSDSSMVEFTNSARNGSFEVNLPKSDQYFLQINYLGYENYYKLIGNPEKDLLLETIQLKPGNQLLDVIEVKDYASPMTFGKDTIQYNAAAFKTQPGDMAEDLLKKLPGIEVERDGSVKALGEKVQNVLVDGKEFFGKDTKIATKNLDADAIDKVQVFDKRSDRTEFTGIDDGQRERSINLKLKEDKKIGYFGTIEAAGGTEERFKGRANINRFTPNFRTSFIGLANNINEQNFSISDYIDFMGGIGAMMSGSGGGSFAINLDQSSGLPLGLSNNQGIQKSFAGGLNLNTYFSATTSLEASVFGNHFNNKLLRNSIRENLLPESKFFSNTIEDQLSENTSGSFTLKFKTKLDSTQNLVIRANGSAGKNQLLSQEMNQVFDKNRQSLNDNVNRYDMQGNQLKLSTDLLWQKKTRKPGRIFTLNTGLNVSDQNSDVDLNSYYQIFQPLADSSKLFQNQLGQQDGWYYRVLGSWTEPLKKKRYLELMSSISNQNYKAGTDYFDIINDIPIPNMLLSHLYQNDYTQHHTGLNFIVNREKYNLTIGSKYQFSTLSGKTNQDQNGIKDHYQALLPSAFFTYRFGLSEHLNFNYFSELREPSINQLQPNINNSNPLAVYTGNPNLNPERNHNASFSYMRYNAFDFTMLYLSLQSNFTFDKITEALYIDSALVRYYTPVNIKHESTSSGRIEYETPIRPLKLKARAVLKGNYNKGLTVINERNNTVSRMGHGYNFSLENRNKDFIDLLVGYKTNKTESDFKDNNSLNQSYTQSSWYTALEMNFGERLHFKSSFDYLQVESSFSPEKTNIPLWTASITTFITQDKKWRMSLSCFDILNKNKNVMTSSQNNYSDVTVTNVLNRYLMLGLSYNIKGFKKKGGIEINMGGRE, encoded by the coding sequence ATGAATACAAAAGTAGTCTTTGTTTTAATATTACTAACGTTTGTTAGCCGAACATATACACAAAGAATATCCGGCATCATCCTCGATGAAAATAAAACTCCAATCGAATATGCCACAGTTATCCTTATGCTGACTTCAGATTCAAGTATGGTTGAATTTACCAATTCTGCCCGGAATGGTTCGTTTGAGGTAAATCTTCCCAAATCAGACCAATACTTCCTTCAGATAAATTATCTTGGATACGAGAATTACTATAAACTCATAGGTAATCCTGAAAAAGACCTTTTATTGGAAACGATTCAACTCAAGCCGGGAAATCAACTCCTCGATGTCATTGAAGTAAAAGATTATGCTAGTCCGATGACTTTTGGCAAAGATACAATTCAATATAATGCAGCAGCATTTAAAACACAGCCCGGCGACATGGCAGAAGATCTTTTGAAAAAATTGCCGGGTATTGAAGTTGAAAGAGATGGTTCCGTGAAAGCGTTAGGCGAAAAAGTTCAGAATGTATTGGTGGATGGCAAAGAATTTTTTGGCAAGGATACCAAAATTGCAACCAAGAATCTCGATGCAGATGCGATAGACAAAGTTCAGGTATTTGATAAAAGATCTGACAGAACGGAATTTACAGGAATAGACGACGGACAAAGAGAAAGGTCGATAAATCTAAAGCTGAAAGAAGATAAAAAAATAGGCTACTTTGGTACCATAGAGGCTGCCGGAGGAACAGAAGAAAGATTTAAAGGAAGAGCCAATATCAACAGATTTACGCCCAACTTCAGAACATCATTTATTGGACTTGCCAATAATATCAATGAACAAAATTTTTCAATCAGCGACTATATCGATTTTATGGGTGGCATAGGGGCCATGATGAGCGGAAGCGGAGGTGGAAGTTTTGCAATAAATCTTGATCAATCCTCCGGTTTACCGCTGGGCCTCAGCAACAATCAAGGCATACAAAAATCATTTGCTGGCGGACTGAATTTGAATACTTATTTTTCTGCAACAACATCTTTAGAAGCATCCGTTTTTGGAAATCACTTCAACAATAAATTGTTGCGAAATTCCATACGCGAAAATCTTCTCCCGGAAAGCAAGTTCTTTTCCAATACAATTGAAGACCAATTGTCTGAAAATACTTCCGGAAGTTTCACCCTTAAGTTTAAAACGAAGTTGGATTCAACACAAAATCTGGTGATCAGGGCAAATGGTTCCGCAGGAAAGAACCAATTGTTATCGCAAGAAATGAATCAGGTTTTTGATAAAAATCGCCAAAGCCTAAATGACAACGTCAACCGTTATGACATGCAGGGAAATCAATTAAAATTATCGACTGATTTATTATGGCAGAAAAAGACGAGAAAACCCGGAAGAATTTTTACCCTAAACACAGGACTGAATGTTTCCGATCAAAATTCTGATGTCGATTTAAATTCATACTACCAAATATTTCAACCATTAGCCGATTCAAGCAAGCTCTTTCAAAATCAATTAGGCCAACAAGATGGATGGTACTATAGAGTTCTTGGATCCTGGACTGAGCCCCTTAAGAAAAAGCGATATCTTGAATTGATGAGTTCCATTTCGAATCAAAATTATAAAGCAGGTACAGATTATTTTGACATCATCAATGATATTCCAATTCCAAATATGCTGCTCTCACATTTGTATCAAAACGATTATACACAGCACCATACCGGATTGAATTTTATTGTTAACAGGGAAAAATACAATTTAACAATAGGGAGCAAATACCAGTTCTCCACTTTGAGCGGAAAAACGAATCAAGACCAGAATGGCATCAAAGATCACTATCAGGCCTTACTTCCAAGTGCATTTTTTACTTATCGCTTCGGACTCTCTGAACATTTGAATTTTAATTATTTCAGTGAGTTACGCGAACCCTCGATCAACCAACTTCAGCCTAATATCAACAACAGCAACCCACTGGCTGTTTATACCGGTAACCCCAACTTAAACCCGGAAAGAAATCACAACGCCAGTTTTTCTTATATGCGTTACAATGCATTCGACTTTACCATGTTGTACCTGAGTTTACAAAGCAATTTTACATTTGATAAAATAACAGAAGCCTTGTATATCGACAGTGCATTGGTCAGATATTATACCCCAGTGAATATCAAACATGAATCTACGAGTTCTGGCAGAATTGAATATGAGACCCCGATCAGACCATTGAAATTAAAAGCAAGAGCTGTATTGAAAGGAAATTATAACAAAGGTCTTACCGTCATTAATGAGCGCAATAATACCGTCTCCAGAATGGGCCATGGATATAATTTCTCATTAGAAAACAGAAATAAAGATTTCATTGATTTATTAGTGGGCTACAAAACAAACAAAACAGAATCTGACTTCAAGGATAACAACTCCTTAAACCAGTCCTATACACAAAGCAGCTGGTACACTGCGTTGGAAATGAATTTTGGAGAGAGGCTGCACTTTAAATCAAGTTTTGATTATTTGCAAGTCGAATCATCTTTCTCACCTGAAAAGACGAATATACCACTATGGACTGCAAGTATAACAACATTTATCACGCAGGATAAAAAATGGCGTATGAGTTTATCATGTTTTGATATTCTGAATAAAAATAAAAACGTGATGACCTCATCACAGAACAACTACTCAGATGTCACTGTAACAAATGTGCTTAACAGGTACTTGATGTTAGGTCTTTCGTACAATATTAAGGGTTTCAAGAAAAAGGGCGGAATTGAAATCAATATGGGAGGGAGGGAATGA
- a CDS encoding GLPGLI family protein — MKIYFSLICLMFISIGNSQPMTSGKITYKETIKLNIDIGDNNPEMAKMIPSSQSAEKVLYFTANESLYKNEEKPKDVEVKHEEDGNDFQLVIKMPETIIYSNKKEDQYLQSQDLMGKEFLISDKIDKLQWKVTPEQKKILNYVCQKAVLSDTSKNLAVWFTNQLPVSIGPNGLSGLPGLILAIEQDNGDRMTIATAVDALPEAFVFTKPSKGKVVKRVEYEQIREDKMKEMGAINGKGSGIKMIIREERN; from the coding sequence ATGAAAATTTACTTTAGTCTTATTTGTTTAATGTTTATCTCCATTGGAAATAGCCAACCCATGACCTCCGGAAAGATCACTTACAAAGAAACCATTAAATTAAATATCGATATCGGCGATAACAATCCGGAGATGGCTAAAATGATCCCATCATCCCAGTCAGCAGAAAAGGTATTGTATTTTACGGCAAATGAGTCCTTATACAAAAATGAGGAAAAACCTAAAGATGTCGAAGTGAAACATGAAGAAGATGGAAATGATTTCCAATTAGTCATTAAAATGCCTGAAACGATTATTTATTCAAATAAAAAAGAAGATCAGTATCTGCAGTCACAAGACTTGATGGGCAAAGAATTTTTAATTTCAGATAAAATTGACAAACTGCAATGGAAAGTTACACCTGAACAAAAGAAAATTCTGAATTATGTCTGTCAAAAAGCTGTATTATCAGATACTTCAAAAAATTTAGCTGTTTGGTTTACAAATCAGCTTCCCGTATCAATTGGACCTAACGGACTTTCAGGATTACCAGGATTGATTCTGGCTATAGAACAGGATAACGGTGATCGTATGACCATCGCAACGGCTGTTGATGCACTACCTGAAGCCTTTGTTTTTACAAAACCATCCAAAGGTAAAGTGGTAAAGAGGGTTGAATACGAACAAATCAGAGAAGATAAAATGAAAGAAATGGGAGCTATCAATGGGAAAGGATCTGGTATAAAAATGATCATCCGCGAGGAACGCAATTAA
- a CDS encoding HAMP domain-containing histidine kinase codes for MGIRKTIGYHHTPMAISLILLAVFLSFYLWSVYQIEKNDLKREVNYLLENAFKTAENQMLDKMIFEMSGASWMHQDSVVKNIRIVNHHASFITSDTVFTKKKMLGVAQASETMVLKTLGQEISGDQSLSLKIEFQSDSFCLDTNMIGPPSAVIVLVDSIFKENLKNSQLSINYEISSDSALFHQKEKPAYRDNFSGKKYFLIQGKNQSYLINQMLPEIVLSILLFLTVLFAFYHIISSHQKEQELFDMKEDFMRNMTHELKTPIATIGVTLEALQNFPAGKDEAVRQEYFRIAESENQKLNALVEKVLSIAQHMDESQSFQQKLNLPMLVSDVMDSFKMRAAQKNVQLNLENAMYSETIQVNQQILVMVLHNLLDNAIKYVKSDAAVVAVLLAEYDSKIQISIRDNGSPIEAEFREKIFDKFYRIPSGDVHDVKGHGLGLYIVGQLVKTLKAEISLNVTPSGNEFVLKLPKT; via the coding sequence ATGGGAATTAGAAAAACAATCGGGTATCATCATACACCAATGGCCATCAGCTTGATATTGCTTGCAGTGTTCCTCAGCTTCTATTTATGGTCGGTCTATCAAATAGAAAAAAATGATCTCAAGCGGGAGGTCAATTATTTGCTGGAAAATGCATTTAAAACAGCAGAAAATCAAATGCTGGATAAAATGATTTTTGAAATGAGTGGAGCTTCATGGATGCATCAAGATTCGGTCGTTAAAAATATACGAATTGTAAATCACCATGCTAGTTTTATAACTTCGGATACCGTGTTCACAAAGAAAAAAATGTTAGGTGTTGCGCAAGCATCTGAAACGATGGTGTTGAAAACCTTGGGCCAGGAAATCTCAGGCGATCAATCGCTAAGTTTAAAAATTGAATTTCAAAGTGATTCGTTCTGTTTAGATACAAATATGATAGGCCCACCTTCGGCCGTAATAGTTTTGGTCGACAGTATATTTAAGGAGAATTTGAAGAACTCGCAGCTCAGCATTAATTATGAAATATCATCTGACTCTGCTTTATTTCATCAAAAGGAAAAGCCTGCTTATAGGGACAATTTTTCAGGGAAAAAGTATTTTTTGATTCAGGGCAAAAACCAATCTTACCTGATCAATCAGATGCTTCCTGAAATTGTATTATCGATCTTGTTATTTCTTACGGTTTTGTTTGCATTTTATCATATCATCTCCTCTCACCAGAAGGAACAAGAATTATTTGATATGAAGGAGGACTTTATGCGAAACATGACTCATGAATTAAAAACTCCTATTGCTACAATAGGAGTGACTTTGGAGGCTTTGCAAAATTTTCCTGCAGGAAAAGATGAAGCTGTCCGGCAGGAATATTTCAGAATTGCAGAAAGTGAAAATCAAAAATTAAATGCTTTGGTTGAAAAAGTCCTGTCCATTGCTCAGCATATGGATGAGTCGCAATCTTTTCAGCAAAAGTTAAATTTACCTATGCTAGTTTCGGACGTTATGGATTCATTCAAAATGAGAGCAGCGCAAAAAAATGTCCAGCTTAATTTGGAGAACGCCATGTATTCAGAAACCATACAGGTAAACCAGCAAATCCTCGTGATGGTTTTACACAATCTCTTAGATAATGCCATAAAATATGTGAAAAGTGATGCAGCAGTTGTTGCTGTCTTATTGGCTGAGTACGATTCGAAAATTCAAATTTCAATTAGAGATAATGGTAGTCCGATTGAAGCTGAGTTTAGAGAAAAGATATTTGATAAATTTTATCGGATACCAAGCGGAGATGTTCACGATGTCAAAGGTCATGGTTTGGGGCTTTATATCGTTGGGCAGCTTGTTAAAACGCTAAAAGCTGAAATCTCCTTGAATGTAACACCATCAGGTAACGAATTTGTGCTCAAACTTCCAAAGACTTAG
- a CDS encoding response regulator transcription factor gives MKILYVEDEMSLAKVVRESLQSRTYEVLHLQDGVGLLEHYLQFKPDICLFDVMLPVKDGFVLAKEIRAINPEIPIIFITSKVQTNDVLKGFGVGGNDYIKKPFSLEELIVRINNLYKLTSNLNATDLKVFKIGKYEFWPEKLELNFNGEVRRISYREGQLLHELVRNKNEVVNRKHILDSLWGDDNFFNSRNLDVYITKLRQYFRQDEKVQIITLKAVGYRLVDS, from the coding sequence ATGAAGATACTCTATGTTGAAGATGAAATGTCCCTGGCCAAAGTAGTGAGAGAGTCTTTGCAGAGCAGAACGTATGAGGTGTTGCACCTTCAGGATGGTGTTGGTCTATTGGAACACTATTTACAATTCAAACCTGATATCTGTCTTTTTGATGTTATGTTGCCCGTAAAAGATGGATTTGTTCTGGCTAAGGAAATTCGGGCGATCAATCCTGAAATTCCTATCATCTTCATTACTTCTAAGGTGCAAACCAACGATGTGCTGAAGGGTTTTGGTGTGGGGGGAAATGACTATATTAAAAAACCATTCAGTCTCGAAGAGCTCATTGTCAGAATCAATAATCTTTATAAATTGACCAGCAATCTCAATGCAACGGATCTTAAAGTTTTTAAGATTGGAAAATATGAGTTTTGGCCTGAAAAATTGGAGTTAAATTTTAATGGTGAAGTTCGCCGAATCTCCTATCGGGAAGGACAGCTGCTTCATGAATTGGTCCGGAATAAAAATGAAGTAGTCAATAGAAAACACATCCTCGATAGTTTGTGGGGAGATGATAATTTTTTTAATTCGCGCAATTTAGATGTTTATATCACCAAATTGCGGCAATACTTCCGGCAGGATGAAAAGGTGCAGATCATTACACTTAAAGCGGTTGGATATAGATTGGTAGACAGCTAG
- a CDS encoding DinB family protein: MQRLAWTARTFQFDIPEGWIYNIMERLEGTGPRLKFMLQQITDDRASQKLDGKWSLKEHIGHLIDLEELHEGRIEDFLSGKQTLRAADMQNIKTEQADHNSNSIPELIENFNNTRKVFIQSLRKLDDVRMSFHSRHPRLKVPMKPVDMAYFVAEHDDHHLASMREILNNL, from the coding sequence ATGCAAAGACTAGCCTGGACTGCCCGAACATTTCAATTTGATATCCCGGAAGGCTGGATATACAATATTATGGAGCGACTGGAAGGAACCGGTCCGAGGTTAAAGTTTATGTTACAACAAATTACCGATGACCGGGCATCTCAAAAACTGGATGGAAAATGGAGCTTGAAGGAGCATATCGGACATTTAATAGATCTGGAAGAATTGCATGAAGGCCGCATAGAAGACTTTTTATCCGGCAAGCAAACACTTCGCGCTGCTGACATGCAAAACATAAAAACAGAGCAAGCGGACCATAATTCAAATTCAATACCTGAATTGATCGAAAACTTCAATAATACCCGAAAAGTATTTATTCAAAGTCTCAGAAAATTGGATGACGTTAGAATGTCGTTTCACTCCAGACATCCACGTTTAAAAGTTCCAATGAAACCCGTTGATATGGCCTATTTTGTGGCGGAACACGACGACCATCATCTTGCCAGTATGCGCGAAATATTAAATAATTTATGA
- a CDS encoding RNA polymerase sigma factor produces the protein MQEWVKQLQNKDPEAYRKLYDRFARPMYSVCLRLTGHADDAHDVLQESFIRIFEKIGQLRQAELLPAWVKRVCVNTSLQYMKERKNLRFEGLEGKPGMFNVQEESDVLNHADQEQLLDQIHDCIRLLPDRYRVVFTLHVLEEYSHEDIAKELGIVAGTSRSQYLRAKQKLIELIQKKQNYGGPSERLYTKV, from the coding sequence ATGCAAGAATGGGTCAAACAGCTACAGAATAAGGATCCGGAAGCGTATCGAAAGTTATACGACCGGTTTGCCCGACCCATGTACAGCGTATGCCTTCGTTTGACCGGACATGCCGATGATGCTCATGATGTGTTGCAGGAGAGTTTTATACGCATTTTTGAGAAAATCGGACAATTAAGACAGGCGGAGCTCTTGCCAGCTTGGGTCAAAAGGGTTTGCGTAAATACGTCTTTGCAGTATATGAAAGAGCGCAAAAACCTTCGTTTTGAGGGCCTGGAAGGGAAACCGGGCATGTTTAATGTTCAGGAAGAATCGGATGTTTTAAACCATGCAGACCAGGAACAATTACTGGATCAGATACACGATTGTATCCGTTTACTTCCGGATCGCTACCGTGTCGTTTTTACGCTGCATGTACTCGAAGAGTATTCACATGAAGACATCGCAAAGGAATTGGGAATCGTAGCAGGAACTTCACGCAGCCAATATCTGAGGGCGAAACAAAAATTAATTGAGTTAATTCAAAAAAAACAAAATTATGGCGGACCATCTGAAAGACTATATACAAAAGTCTAG
- the queG gene encoding tRNA epoxyqueuosine(34) reductase QueG, with amino-acid sequence MQIYQQQLSEYIKELGFDHVGYAELRSLDKESSRLQDWLDKGFHGEMSYMERYLDFRRDPRLLVPGAISVIVLIHNYYPEATQINSDLAKIAKYAYGKDYHKVLRKKLKEIEKWIKTNTTCKVLRYFVDSGPVLEREWAKETGLVWNGKNTLSIHPHMGSYFFLSCIFTDLEFDYGTPIKDYCGTCTRCIDACPTNAIDSKGYVLNASKCISYLTIEKKSEIDPSFKGQLDNWIFGCDVCQEVCPWNRFSKTHNEPDFKPLDGLLQKSTEDWLQMTVEEFEQGFSNSPLKRKGLGGFQDTARFLSEK; translated from the coding sequence ATGCAGATTTATCAGCAACAACTTAGTGAATACATAAAAGAACTTGGTTTCGACCACGTTGGATATGCAGAATTGAGAAGTTTAGATAAAGAATCTTCTAGATTACAGGATTGGTTAGATAAAGGATTTCATGGAGAAATGTCATACATGGAGCGGTATTTAGATTTCAGAAGAGATCCGCGTTTATTAGTTCCTGGCGCAATATCTGTGATCGTATTAATCCATAATTATTATCCTGAGGCTACACAGATCAATTCGGACTTAGCGAAAATTGCAAAATATGCCTATGGAAAAGATTACCATAAAGTCCTTCGCAAAAAATTAAAAGAAATAGAAAAGTGGATTAAAACAAATACAACATGCAAAGTGCTCAGATATTTTGTGGACTCCGGACCAGTTTTGGAGCGCGAGTGGGCCAAAGAAACTGGTTTGGTGTGGAATGGAAAAAACACTTTGTCAATTCATCCGCATATGGGTTCTTATTTTTTTCTTTCCTGTATATTCACAGATCTTGAATTTGATTACGGAACTCCTATCAAAGATTATTGTGGAACATGCACGCGTTGCATAGATGCTTGTCCTACGAATGCGATAGATTCGAAAGGATATGTTTTAAATGCCTCGAAATGTATTTCTTACCTGACCATTGAGAAAAAATCTGAGATTGACCCTTCGTTTAAGGGGCAATTGGATAATTGGATTTTTGGTTGCGATGTTTGCCAGGAAGTATGCCCCTGGAATCGCTTTTCTAAAACCCATAATGAGCCTGATTTTAAACCTTTGGATGGGCTGCTTCAAAAGTCAACTGAAGATTGGTTGCAGATGACGGTTGAAGAATTTGAACAAGGATTTTCCAATTCTCCACTGAAACGAAAAGGCTTAGGCGGTTTTCAAGACACAGCGCGATTCCTATCTGAAAAATAA
- a CDS encoding T9SS type A sorting domain-containing protein: MRSKSNYWILPGTLVLWLVFSGSKMERPTTLTVDCPKPITLTEGSKFDTTVTGTPKVLTNTGGKVTIGYLEVYQKGDCKNRADLVTRIFTITNAAGDQVRCNQYITIQHLTINDIRIPTDTIIDHPDSLTSLTVKLLHIPKSLGSVRINFFDTRISQNCNIPVSIRRQWSIEDICNGQVRTGTTFMSVHKYFSSFKQIINKSDVVCEDEGFINLTSVGEFAPYSYKWNTGDSLSYLFNVRSGTYTLTITDRFNCTASVVYDLLSMAQRADIGGIIRNDKGIKVTPDSIVFENENLIKKFCISENIGLHYGFTLKTKTPGQYNFRMVKNSQSRDGISTKDIVMIQRHILGIDRFKDTAQNIAADVNFNFQITASDITEIRRIILGIKETFSVARPWYFLRQDWRSLAIPNRPISDIEFKGVNVLNFPLTNVNVFALKMGDVDVSYSGLSNPSVTRNGENSETYLETGQMTSEGIPVYLRSDGTMAGFQFSLAFESTVPLEIVQSQIPSQYYYLSKEGLRVSWDAGTKQNLDPSKPLFVIRSNADSKLILTEELGAEYYDNSLNTFPLSLKQKEDEKLIQKTSHWFYPNPATDKVLISLTESEHSILKIYNLQGVELEKYKWAGKSKQLIELKHLQRGIYILKLEASDAKIRWARLILQ; the protein is encoded by the coding sequence ATGCGAAGCAAAAGCAATTATTGGATTCTACCCGGAACTTTGGTTTTGTGGTTAGTTTTTTCAGGCTCGAAAATGGAAAGGCCCACAACCTTGACTGTTGATTGTCCGAAACCTATCACCCTAACTGAAGGTTCAAAGTTTGATACTACTGTGACCGGCACGCCAAAAGTGCTCACCAATACCGGAGGAAAGGTCACCATAGGTTACCTTGAAGTTTACCAAAAGGGAGACTGCAAGAATAGAGCTGATCTAGTGACTCGCATTTTTACGATTACCAATGCAGCCGGCGATCAGGTTCGTTGCAACCAATACATTACCATACAACATCTCACGATCAATGATATTCGAATACCCACAGATACCATTATCGACCATCCGGATAGTTTAACCAGCCTTACCGTTAAGTTGTTGCATATCCCGAAATCCTTAGGATCTGTGCGCATCAATTTTTTTGACACGCGCATTTCTCAAAATTGTAATATTCCAGTGAGTATTCGTAGACAATGGTCCATAGAAGATATTTGTAATGGGCAAGTTCGGACTGGAACCACCTTTATGAGTGTACATAAATACTTCAGCAGTTTTAAGCAAATTATCAATAAATCAGATGTGGTATGCGAAGATGAAGGATTTATAAATCTTACATCCGTTGGTGAGTTTGCACCTTACAGTTATAAATGGAATACCGGCGACAGTTTATCTTATTTATTCAATGTTCGCTCTGGTACCTATACCCTGACGATTACAGACCGGTTCAATTGTACAGCATCCGTTGTTTATGATCTATTATCGATGGCCCAGCGAGCCGATATTGGAGGAATCATTCGCAACGATAAAGGAATTAAAGTGACTCCGGATTCTATCGTTTTTGAAAATGAGAATCTGATCAAAAAGTTCTGCATTTCTGAGAATATCGGATTGCATTATGGATTTACGCTAAAAACAAAAACGCCGGGTCAATATAATTTTCGGATGGTCAAAAATTCGCAATCGAGAGATGGGATCAGCACCAAAGATATCGTGATGATCCAGAGGCATATACTGGGTATTGATAGATTTAAAGATACTGCGCAAAACATTGCAGCGGATGTGAATTTTAATTTTCAAATCACAGCATCGGATATAACTGAAATCAGAAGAATCATTCTTGGAATCAAAGAAACTTTCTCCGTTGCAAGACCTTGGTATTTTTTGCGACAAGATTGGAGAAGTTTGGCCATACCGAACAGGCCCATTTCAGATATTGAATTCAAAGGCGTCAATGTATTAAATTTTCCATTGACAAATGTCAACGTATTTGCTTTAAAAATGGGCGATGTCGATGTGAGTTATTCTGGTTTAAGTAATCCGTCGGTAACACGAAATGGGGAAAACTCAGAAACATATTTAGAAACAGGACAAATGACATCAGAAGGTATTCCAGTTTATCTTCGAAGTGATGGAACGATGGCCGGGTTTCAATTTAGTTTGGCTTTTGAGTCAACAGTTCCTTTAGAAATCGTACAATCGCAAATCCCTTCTCAATACTATTATTTATCTAAAGAAGGTTTGCGTGTGAGTTGGGATGCCGGCACTAAACAAAATCTGGATCCATCCAAACCCTTGTTTGTCATCAGATCAAATGCTGATTCTAAATTGATATTGACTGAAGAACTCGGAGCTGAGTATTACGATAACAGCTTAAATACTTTTCCATTGTCTCTGAAACAAAAGGAGGATGAAAAGTTGATTCAGAAAACTTCTCATTGGTTTTATCCGAATCCGGCAACAGATAAGGTCTTGATCAGTTTAACCGAATCCGAGCATTCTATTCTTAAAATTTATAATCTGCAAGGAGTCGAACTTGAGAAGTATAAATGGGCTGGTAAATCCAAACAGCTGATTGAACTAAAACATCTTCAAAGGGGCATATACATACTTAAACTTGAGGCATCGGATGCTAAGATCCGATGGGCGCGTTTAATTTTGCAATAA